In a genomic window of Erigeron canadensis isolate Cc75 chromosome 5, C_canadensis_v1, whole genome shotgun sequence:
- the LOC122599501 gene encoding V-type proton ATPase subunit D, with product MSGQGQRLNVVPTVTVLGVIKARLVGATRGHALLKKKSDALTVQFRAILKKIVATKESMGTIMQSSSFALTEAKYVAGDNIKYIILENVKTASLKVRSRTENVAGVKLPKFEHFAEAETKNDLTGLARGGQQVQGCKAAYVKAIEVLVELASLQTSFLTLDEAIKTTNRRVNALESVVKPRLENTISYIKGELDELEREDFFRLKKIQAFKKREIERQMLSAKQFAEDQVAENLSLQKGISMNAAHNMLAATHKDEDIIF from the coding sequence ATGTCTGGCCAGGGCCAGCGTTTGAATGTTGTTCCAACTGTTACTGTGCTTGGAGTTATCAAGGCTCGTCTTGTTGGTGCAACTAGAGGCCATGCTCTTCTAAAGAAAAAGAGCGATGCTTTAACTGTTCAGTTCCGAGCCATTCTCAAGAAAATTGTTGCCACGAAAGAATCAATGGGAACCATTATGCAATCTTCATCTTTTGCTTTAACCGAAGCAAAATATGTAGCTGGTGACAACATCAAATATATTATCCTCGAAAATGTCAAAACTGCATCTCTCAAAGTCAGGTCACGCACAGAAAACGTTGCAGGTGTAAAACTCCCCAAGTTTGAACATTTCGCTGAAGCCGAGACAAAAAATGACTTGACTGGTTTAGCAAGAGGTGGGCAGCAAGTGCAAGGATGTAAAGCTGCATACGTGAAAGCAATTGAAGTTCTTGTTGAACTTGCGTCTCTTCAAACATCTTTCTTAACTCTTGATGAAGCAATCAAGACTACAAACCGTAGGGTCAACGCCTTAGAGAGTGTGGTCAAACCAAGGTTAGAAAACACCATAAGTTACATCAAAGGGGAGCTCGATGAATTAGAAAGAGAAGATTTCTTTAGGTTGAAGAAGATTCAAGCTTTCAAAAAGAGAGAGATCGAAAGGCAAATGCTTTCTGCTAAGCAGTTTGCTGAAGATCAAGTTGCTGAAAATCTCTCTCTACAAAAAGGAATCTCCATGAACGCCGCTCATAACATGCTGGCAGCTACCCACAAAGatgaagatatcattttctGA